Proteins encoded within one genomic window of Paenarthrobacter sp. JL.01a:
- a CDS encoding pyridoxal phosphate-dependent aminotransferase, protein MSAGTTAARISQRISAIAESATLAVDAKAKALKAAGRPVIGFGAGEPDFPTPDYIVQAAIEAAGQPKYHRYSPAGGLPELKKAIADKTLRDSGYKVDPSQVLVTNGGKQAVYNTFATLVDPGDEVIIPTPFWTTYPEAIRLAGGVPVEVFAGPEQGYLVTVEQLEAAVTDKTKILLFVSPSNPTGAVYSPEQVAEIGKWAAAKGLWVVTDEIYEHLTYDGVEFTSIATAAPELGDRVVILNGVAKTYAMTGWRVGWMIGPADVIKAATNLQSHATSNVSNIMQVAAAAALTGPLTAVDEMKVAFDRRRKAIVAGLNAIDGVECPTPTGAFYVYADVRGLLGKEFETSNGPVRPSTSAELAALILDEVEVAVVPGEAFGPSGYVRLSYALGDDDLAEGVRRIQEFLGKAK, encoded by the coding sequence ATGTCTGCCGGAACAACTGCCGCCCGCATTTCACAGCGAATCTCAGCCATTGCCGAGTCCGCCACCCTTGCCGTTGACGCCAAGGCCAAGGCACTGAAGGCCGCGGGCCGTCCCGTGATTGGTTTCGGTGCCGGCGAACCCGACTTCCCCACCCCCGACTACATCGTCCAGGCCGCCATTGAAGCAGCCGGCCAGCCGAAGTACCACCGCTATTCCCCCGCGGGCGGTCTCCCCGAGCTGAAGAAGGCCATCGCGGACAAGACCCTCCGGGATTCGGGCTACAAGGTTGACCCTTCCCAGGTCCTGGTGACCAACGGTGGCAAGCAGGCTGTCTACAACACGTTCGCCACGCTGGTTGATCCGGGCGATGAGGTCATCATTCCCACTCCGTTCTGGACCACCTACCCGGAGGCCATCCGCCTCGCCGGCGGCGTTCCCGTTGAGGTTTTCGCCGGCCCGGAGCAGGGCTACCTGGTTACCGTGGAGCAGCTTGAAGCAGCCGTAACGGACAAGACCAAGATCCTGCTGTTCGTCTCCCCTTCCAACCCCACCGGCGCCGTGTACAGCCCGGAGCAGGTCGCGGAGATCGGCAAGTGGGCAGCCGCCAAGGGCCTTTGGGTCGTTACCGACGAGATCTACGAGCACCTGACCTACGACGGCGTCGAGTTCACCTCGATCGCTACGGCAGCCCCGGAGCTTGGCGACCGCGTTGTGATCCTCAACGGTGTAGCCAAGACCTATGCCATGACCGGATGGCGCGTGGGTTGGATGATCGGCCCGGCCGACGTCATCAAGGCCGCCACCAACCTGCAGTCGCACGCGACGTCGAACGTCTCCAACATCATGCAGGTCGCTGCCGCCGCCGCCCTCACGGGCCCGCTCACCGCCGTCGACGAAATGAAGGTTGCCTTCGACCGCCGCCGCAAGGCGATTGTCGCCGGACTCAACGCCATTGACGGGGTTGAATGCCCGACGCCGACCGGCGCCTTCTACGTGTACGCGGACGTCCGCGGACTGCTGGGCAAGGAATTCGAGACCTCCAACGGTCCCGTCCGCCCGAGCACTTCGGCTGAGCTCGCGGCCCTGATCCTCGACGAAGTTGAAGTCGCCGTTGTTCCGGGCGAGGCGTTCGGACCCTCCGGCTACGTGCGGCTCTCCTACGCGCTCGGCGACGACGACCTCGCCGAAGGTGTCCGCCGGATCCAGGAATTCCTGGGCAAGGCCAAGTAA
- a CDS encoding LuxR C-terminal-related transcriptional regulator gives MTINPDGGTARSVRVVIVDDHTIFRSGLKADLDGRMHVVGEAGTVEQAIAVIAETRPEVVLLDVHLPGGLGGGGREVIAGSAALLGSTRFLALSVSDAAEDVVSVIRAGARGYVTKTISGKEISDAVIRVADGDAVFSPRLAGFVLDAFGTAPADIADDELDKLSARELEVMRLIARGYSYKEVAKELFISIKTVETHVSAVLRKLQLSSRHELTKWAAERRLL, from the coding sequence ATGACCATCAATCCTGACGGCGGTACAGCGCGCAGCGTGCGGGTGGTGATCGTGGATGACCACACTATTTTCCGATCCGGCCTGAAAGCCGACCTGGACGGGCGCATGCACGTGGTGGGTGAAGCAGGAACGGTGGAGCAGGCCATCGCCGTCATCGCGGAGACCCGACCCGAGGTAGTGCTCCTGGACGTTCACCTTCCCGGCGGTCTTGGCGGCGGCGGCCGTGAGGTCATCGCCGGGTCCGCGGCCCTGCTGGGGAGCACCAGATTCCTGGCCCTGAGTGTTTCGGATGCCGCTGAGGACGTGGTTTCCGTGATCCGTGCCGGTGCCCGTGGCTACGTCACCAAGACCATATCCGGCAAGGAAATTTCCGACGCCGTCATCCGCGTTGCCGATGGCGACGCCGTGTTTTCACCCCGGCTCGCAGGGTTCGTCCTGGATGCATTCGGAACCGCTCCTGCGGACATCGCGGACGACGAACTGGACAAGCTGTCCGCCAGGGAACTCGAGGTCATGCGGCTTATCGCCCGGGGCTACAGCTACAAGGAAGTCGCCAAGGAGCTGTTCATCTCCATCAAGACCGTGGAGACACATGTGTCAGCTGTGTTGCGGAAACTCCAGCTCTCCAGCCGCCACGAACTCACCAAGTGGGCGGCCGAGCGCCGCCTCCTCTAA